In the Mauremys mutica isolate MM-2020 ecotype Southern chromosome 13, ASM2049712v1, whole genome shotgun sequence genome, one interval contains:
- the SYS1 gene encoding protein SYS1 homolog, whose translation MAGQFRSYVWDPVLILTQIVLMQAVYYSSLGLWLALVDSLVQNSPSLDQIFNYEILGFSTPPGRLSMIAFILNALTCALGLLYFIRRGKQCLDFTVTVHFFHLLGCWIYNAHFPTALTWWLVHVVCTALMAVIGEYLCMRTELKEIPLNSVPKSSV comes from the exons ATGGCAGGACAGTTCCGTAGCTATGTCTGGGACCCTGTCCTCATTCTGACACAGATTGTCCTCATGCAGGCAGTCTATTACAGCTCCTTGGGGCTCTGGCTAGCTCTGGTTGACAGCCTGGTGCAGAATAGCCCTTCTCTTGACCAGATTTTCAATTATGAG ATCTTGGGATTCTCTACCCCGCCTGGAAGACTTTCCATGATTGCTTTCATCCTCAATGCACTCACCTG TGCTTTGGGCTTGTTGTACTTTATCCGGCGAGGAAAGCAGTGTTTGGATTTCACAGTCACAGTTCATTTTTTCCATCTGCTGGGTTGCTGGATTTATAATGCACACTTTCCCACAGCTCTAACGTGGTGGCTAGTGCATGTTGTGTGCACGGCACTCATGGCTGTGATTGGGGAGTATCTCTGTATGAGAACAGAACTCAAagaaatcccattgaattcagtccCCAAGTCCAGCGTATAA
- the LOC123348553 gene encoding neuritin-like, which produces MGQRLGTALLLLTLGYLVRSLASETKCENIYQGFSDCVLKLGENMASYEEDNRDEVQGLHTVCGYWDEFHMCAMTALWECQKEAASIWETLKKESRKIKFQGSLFDLCSPNSSQSFSLTNVSNFVVLSISLMVTWLNL; this is translated from the exons GGTATTTGGTCAGGTCACTGGCTTCAGAAACTAAATGTGAAAACATTTACCAAGGCTTCTCTGACTGCGTCTTAAAACTGGGGGAAAACATGGCCAGCTACGAGGAGGACAACAGGGATGAGGTGCAGGGGCTGCACACTGTTTGCGG GTATTGGGATGAATTTCACATGTGCGCCATGACTGCTCTTTGGGAATGCCAGAAGGAGGCAGCAAGTATCTGGGAGACTTTGAAAAAGGAATCTAGAAAAATCAAATTCCAAGGCAGCTTGTTTGATCTCTGCAGTCCCAACAGCTCCCAGAGCTTCAGCTTGACAAATGTTTCAAATTTTGTTGTTTTAAGCATCTCTCTGATGGTCACTTGGCTTAATTTGTAA